A single Triticum dicoccoides isolate Atlit2015 ecotype Zavitan chromosome 2A, WEW_v2.0, whole genome shotgun sequence DNA region contains:
- the LOC119359517 gene encoding uncharacterized protein LOC119359517, protein MQVLFLMFQELAPHDPHDKCGHHYVICLDLKNQCFEVLDSMCSAADADLTSHAEFFINNVKETWNRHYKNSKVQIRHFPIEYVATTNQGNTTDCGFHTLEYLAKWEGRLVPAVTAATVVELWKFYTWNWLTNEDFNKRSGAREFVEETDKKVIKKYK, encoded by the exons ATGCAGGTCCTGTTCctcatgttccaggagcttgcaccacacgacccacacgacaagtgtggtcaccactacgtgatttgtcttgacctgaagaaccaatgctttgaggtgcttgattcaatgtgTTCGGCAGCCGATGCAGACCTTACTTCGCAtgctgaattcttcatcaacaacgtcaaagagacatggaaccgtcactacaaaaactcaaaggtccagatcagacatTTTCCGATTGAGTACGTGGCGACTACGAATCAAGGAAACAC gacggactgtggctttcacacgttggaataccttgcaaagtgggaaggtagacTTGTTCCCGCTGTCACAGCTGCAACGGTCGTTGAGCTCTGGAAATtttacacatggaactggttgacgaatgaagatttcaacaagcggtccggagcacgcgagttcgtggaggaaactgacaagaaagtcatcaagaagtacaagtga